One Candidatus Babeliales bacterium genomic region harbors:
- the aspS gene encoding aspartate--tRNA ligase, translating into MKQRTTYCGLVSEQHVGKDITLLGWVHRRRDHGGLIFIDLRDREGIMQVIFNPDFDKVAHELAHSLRSEFVIAVSGKVVQRDSGLVNKDLKTGAYELQVSHVDILNKAVGLPFMMEEADNVEEELRLQYRYIDLRREKMFQIMRLRSDVTFFVREFFRKEGFLEIETPMLTKNTPEGAREFLVPSRIHEHSVYALPQSPQMYKQLLMASGMDRYFQIARCFRDEDLRADRQPEFTQIDVEMSFVQEEDVMQTIEKLLFHVFKNALNIEIPKNFERITYDQAFADYGCDKPDLRYDLKIQDCSSLFEKTELKFLQTVFQAGGKIGGILVSQKQFTRSELESWVNKAMHFGAKGLLWIRFNDQGEAESPVSKFLPENFLQHVKTIMPQAKAGDTIFLIAGKYSEAWTLLGRLRCALAQELNLANADEYRFCWVTDFPLFEYDEAEKRWNAVHHPFTSPQVGWEGKSFGDIKARAYDVVLNGYELGGGSIRIHDIEFQKKMFAILGLDEEKMQDKFGALLNALSLGCPPHGGLALGLDRIIMLMTHCKSIRDVIAFPKTQKGHDAMMQAPGEIAEKDLEMYGLRFLPKKQDKK; encoded by the coding sequence ATGAAACAAAGAACAACTTATTGCGGTTTAGTTAGTGAGCAGCATGTTGGTAAAGATATTACACTTTTAGGCTGGGTTCATCGACGTCGTGATCATGGTGGATTAATTTTTATTGACTTGCGTGACCGTGAAGGAATCATGCAAGTTATTTTCAATCCTGATTTTGATAAAGTTGCACATGAACTTGCACATAGCTTGCGCAGTGAATTTGTCATTGCCGTATCTGGAAAAGTAGTGCAGCGTGACTCTGGACTCGTTAATAAAGATTTAAAAACTGGTGCATACGAATTACAAGTTTCACATGTAGACATTTTAAACAAAGCTGTTGGCCTTCCGTTTATGATGGAAGAAGCTGATAACGTTGAAGAAGAATTACGCTTGCAGTATCGATACATCGATCTTCGTCGTGAAAAAATGTTTCAAATCATGCGTCTTCGCAGTGACGTTACTTTTTTTGTCAGAGAGTTTTTTAGAAAAGAGGGTTTCTTAGAAATTGAAACTCCTATGCTGACAAAAAACACACCTGAAGGAGCTCGCGAATTTTTAGTTCCGTCTCGTATACATGAACACAGTGTGTACGCACTTCCACAATCTCCACAAATGTACAAACAGTTGCTTATGGCATCAGGAATGGACCGTTATTTCCAAATTGCTCGTTGTTTTAGAGACGAAGATTTACGCGCAGATCGTCAACCAGAATTTACACAAATTGATGTGGAAATGTCGTTTGTACAAGAAGAGGATGTCATGCAAACAATTGAGAAATTATTGTTTCATGTATTCAAAAACGCCTTAAATATTGAAATTCCAAAAAATTTTGAGCGCATTACCTATGATCAAGCTTTCGCTGATTATGGTTGTGACAAACCTGATTTGCGTTACGACTTAAAAATTCAAGACTGCAGCTCTCTCTTTGAAAAGACTGAATTGAAATTTCTACAAACAGTTTTTCAAGCTGGTGGTAAAATTGGTGGAATTTTAGTTTCACAAAAACAATTTACTCGCTCTGAGCTTGAAAGCTGGGTCAATAAAGCAATGCATTTTGGAGCAAAAGGACTACTTTGGATTCGATTCAACGACCAAGGTGAAGCTGAATCTCCGGTGTCAAAATTCTTGCCAGAAAATTTCTTACAACATGTTAAAACAATTATGCCGCAAGCAAAAGCTGGCGACACCATCTTTTTAATTGCTGGAAAATATAGCGAAGCTTGGACACTTTTAGGTCGATTGCGCTGCGCACTTGCTCAAGAACTTAATCTTGCAAACGCAGACGAGTATCGTTTTTGCTGGGTAACTGATTTCCCATTGTTTGAATATGATGAAGCTGAAAAGCGTTGGAATGCGGTGCATCATCCATTTACCAGCCCGCAAGTTGGCTGGGAAGGTAAATCCTTTGGTGATATAAAAGCACGGGCTTACGATGTAGTTTTAAACGGCTATGAGCTTGGCGGTGGATCGATTCGTATTCACGATATTGAATTTCAAAAGAAAATGTTTGCTATTTTAGGACTTGATGAAGAAAAGATGCAAGATAAATTTGGAGCTTTACTCAATGCTCTTTCTCTTGGTTGTCCTCCGCACGGTGGTCTAGCTCTTGGTCTTGATCGTATCATAATGCTTATGACGCACTGCAAATCTATTCGTGATGTTATAGCATTCCCGAAAACTCAAAAGGGTCATGATGCAATGATGCAAGCTCCTGGAGAAATAGCAGAAAAAGATTTAGAAATGTACGGCTTGAGATTTT